CTCCTCCCACCTCGGGGGGCTCgcatccatccccaggcagagaTGTCTGATGAGTTTTGGAAAAGGCGCAAACATGAGACTTTGTCGGCTCAGAGCAAGTGGGAAATCAGAAACCAGAGAGAAATCAGGCTCTCCTTGGCCAAGTGTCTccaggaaaagctgaagagggCCTTTTTCAGAGGCCTCTTATCCCTATCCAGGGGGATGAGGACAAGCAGGATCCTCACCCTGGCTGGAGGGGATCTCTTCCTTCATCCTCTCAAATAATACACCTTTCCGTCTCCTCTGATGCAGCTTCCCATTTCCTGCTCCTCCCTACCAAACTGGGCATCACAGTAGTGTTCGTCTCTCCCCAGGGATGTCTGGACAAGCTCTAATTGAATTTTAAGAAGCAGCTGCAAGAGGTGTCAGTGTCTCAAATACCTGTTCAGATTTCACAGGGGAAGAGCTCAGCAGCATCCCGAGAGCCTCTTTGCCATCCTGAACTGAGCCCAGCAACTGGGTCCCTCTTGGTGCATGGAGCTGGTGACGCTTTGACTGCCCCAGTGGTGTCCTACAAGCTGTTGGTGAGGAGTCGAAATCATCCTTGAAGTCTCCGAGTGACTGTTTAAAGTAGTGATTAGCTATTCACACTTTAATCTCCCCCAAACAGGCTCCAGCCCTTTGGCATCGTATTTCCATCTCTCTGTATCCTTCTAAATATGATTAGTGCAGGAACTCTGATAGTGGAAgttggagctgctgctgagtaTATAAATTCAGGCATTGTGTTAAGGCAGCTAATAGACCAGTTTCTTATTTACTATCCCTTGGTCCCTCTGTCCTGTCCCTGAAGTAATTTTATGCAAACTCATTCAAATAGAACCTTCTCTTTAAGGGCTGTTTCTTGGCAGTGTTAACAAACATGGTCTTGTCTGCTTTCCTCCAAGGACTGGCTCATTTTAAGCACGTAAATGGTGTGAAGACAGGCCTGGAGTGCTAAATAGGATGAGCCAGAGGCAGCCTTCGGCACTGAGGGGTGCTGCTGGAGTTTGGTAAATGCCTTCTTCTCTGTCTGGATGCGGCAGAAGCTCACATCTGGATTTCTGACCCTAACTCAGCGAGATGTCACCTCCACCAGGGCAGAGAGCATGCTCTGTGCTCAGCGAGGGTGTTCGGCTGGGAAAGGGCTTCTCCAAAGTGGCAAAAAGTGGGTAGACTTTCCCACTGGGGATGGCTATGGTGCTGCGAAAGGTTGTGGCAGTCCCTTTGTGTCCCTTTGTGGCTTTGCTAGGGAAAGGATACCCTGCTGACATCGTCCCACACAGAGGCAAATCAAAAGGTGCCCAAGGTCACCAGGGAGTGTTGTTGCTGTGCATGGCATGGGCACGAGTGCCTCCGACTGCAGCTTCAGCCTCTCTGCCTGCTTGGAAGGGCATGACATTTGTGTGGATTTTGGCCCTGTTTTGCAGTACTCACCCAAGGGGTGTTTTTGAGCACTCACATCCATGCTCTCCTGCACCAGGCACCCCAGTAATCAGGGCAGGGTTGTCTGCTCCATGGGGGCACTATGACTCGGGGGGGGTTCTAACCTGGCCTGACCTAGTCCTTTGAGTATCTCAGGGCAGGAGTGTGTATAATTTTGGGTGCTGTCCCTTTGTTGGGAAGGCAACGCTAAATCAGAtgagtggcagagctgggagatgTTACAGCCCCAGCAAGCTGATGATTAAGTGTTATATTTAACACTTTAAGATGATAACCATTCCCTTCTAGCTGGGGCAAAGAAAGactcctcagcagcagctccctgctcttTTCCTGGCTGAGCCTCAGAGGAGACCCCAAGCACTGCTCCCTGCCAGGAGGTTCGACCTTTCTTGTCCTAAATCCCGCCTTCCCAAATACCTATGTCCCGTATCTGCTGGCCCCTGCCCGGTCATGACCCCCTGCCCAAGGGACTTGGCTTGTCCTCCCATCAGCAAGGCATGGGTGCTGCCTGCCTTGCAGGCAGTGGTCAGAGTTTTGGCTGGTGTGTATCTATCTCCTGCATCCCAGGAGCACGGAAATAAAGGGGAATCATGAAGGAACACGTGTATTTTGCTCTACATGAGTGTGATCTCCCTCCCACTGCAGAGATGAAGCCTGCAGGGCTGCATCCCTGGCTGGGGGGCAGGCTCAGAGCAAGGGCTGTGCAAAGGGATTTTAGCCCTGCCCCCCAGCAGAAGACATTGCTCCTCAGAGCTTTCAATGGGGAGGTGTAGGGGGGGTGTATATACATCTACAGGAGCCAGGAGCTTAAATCCATCTGTGGATCCCTCCTGGCCCCCCATCCAAGCTGGAAAACTGCcacctgctccctgcagcagggcccTGTCCCCCAAAAAGGACATCTCAAGCTGGCTGTAGAGGCCAAAACTTACCACATATTCAGAAGGGAATTGGGAACATTCGCACTCCCCTGACAAATTATGGGCAGCCTGACATTCGCAGCCTGACAAATTATGGGCAAACAGCAAGAGTGCCACCAAGGGCTTGCTGTAAGCAGCCAACACCTCTGCCTGCACCTCTGCCTGCCCACAGTGGCTGCCACCAGCAGAGTGTTTGCGCTTTTGTCTTCAATGACAGGGGACCTCTTTCATCAGCAACAGGATGGAATGAAGAGCCGGGAAGCCAAATCCCATAAAAACATGCAGTCTTTGGGCTATCAATGTTCAGATTTGTTGCACAGGCTGTAATGGTTGTGCTAGGTGCTGTACAAGGGAGCCAGACTGCTGCGCTGTGTTTCCTGGGAGTTTGTGGATTCTCTGGTGTCTGGTCAGGGGTTGGGCTCATAtggcagcttttctttcacaatGCACTAGCAGGTTGTTCTCCTGTGCTCAGGTATCTGTCAACATGAAACTTTTCATTTTGGAGACCTCTAATCCAAGCTCAGTTGAAACTGGCCCATGGATTTTACAGTTGTTTGGCAGCACCAACTTCTGCACACCCACatttacacaaacacacacaagccTCATCTCTTTAGGAAGGGAGCTGAACCCAAAGATTTTCTCTGGGAAGCTCATCAACACACAGCTCAGTTTGAAGAACCCAGCACATCAGATAAACTAACACTCTTGTAAATGTGAAAGGGTTAAGGTTTGGTCTAAACCCCACCAAATCAAAGGAGAATGACCAGCCAGCATCGCCAGGCTCTGCCCTAGGCTCTTTTTGACCACATGCACACAGCGCGTGATGCCTGCACTCACCTATAAAGTCATGAATGAGGTCCTTGATGAGATGCCCGACGATGGCATACgccactgccaccaccaccagggCTGCCATGAGAAGGTAGAGGACAGCCTTGGGCAGAGGAATGGCGTCTCGAGGAGGGGGCTTGTACTCCTTGTAAAGCTGGTCATTGTCTGAGTACGAGTACTGGAACAAGTGGTCCAGGCCAGCCGTGAAGTTGCTGGAATTCATGGACTGGCTGTTGGACAGGTAGTTGTCCTGCTCAGGGTCCTGCAGGACACTTACCACCGAGCTGGTGGTGGCTTCCACTTGCTGTACCAAGTTCAGAGTCTTGTTAACGCTGGGAAGGATCTGGGAGAGGAAAGTGCTCCAATCTTTGATGGCACTGATGTTGCAAATAATCATAATTGCAATGACGAAAGAGGTCTCCAAGCCCAAGatatttaaaagggaaagaaagaggcgAGAATTGCCGTGCTTACACCAAACCATGTACTGCAAACTGGGCAGAGAAGGTCTTGCTGGGGTGGGTTTCTCATTTGCAAATTCTTACATGATCCAGTAGGGATGCATCTGTGGATGTCGGTCCTCACCCCTGGAAATGCCCGCAGCAAACCCCTATGGGCATGAAGTTCCTTGGGAAAAAGTAGGTGCTAGAATGATTTTGAGCGATACCATTTTTGTCCCTCAGCCATCTCCCCCAGATGCTACTCACTGATGAAAACTGGAGAGACAGGATCCTGTAGGTATTTTCAGtcatctggaaaagaaagatgaatcacccttctccagctccttttcACAGGTGATGGTCCTTGGAGAGACAGAAATCCCCCTTTGCTGTGCCCCAGGCTCAGTTTGGGTACCAGTAGGCGCAAGGTGTGCGGTGCCgtgcctctcctctcctgtaGCGCTGCCTGAAGTGTCCGCAGAGGAGAAATGTATGTTCAAACCCCACAAAGTTCAGCTGCTCACAGTGCGTGTGGGAGCCGGCAGCACGCAGCTCCCAGCCGCGCCAGCCGCGCTCTCAGCAACTTCTTTTGCCGGCACCTCCTGATCGATTCCTTTAAGAACAAACCCATAGCCAGAGACGATGCCCACAACAGCAGCGAGCCCGGTGCCTCCAAAGGGCAGCCCAGATGACGAGTGGCCGCTCTCAGGTTTTACCTTGAGGACTTTTGCATGCGAACAGATCAGCTCTCCTGATGCTCCAGCTTGTTTTACCCAGCGCTCGGCTCCTTACAGACCTCCCCGCAAACAGCAACCGCTCCGGTGCCGCTGCCTGCTGTCTGCCGGGTGTGCGTGCATCCGTGAGCGTGTGTGTACGTACACTTCTCCTCgtcctcttcctctcctgtccCTTCACCCTACAGCCCTGCTCGCTCTTCGCAGCCGCTCCGGCTGCCAGCAGCGAGGGGGATTATCCACCACCGAAGGGCTGGCTCCGCAACTCCCAAGAGCGCTGTGAAGCCGGCGGCTGCTCCCCGCGGAGTTAATCCTTTTGATTCCACAAGACGTGCCTTGATCCGCCCGCTGGATCTTCCCGGAGCGGTGGAGGGGAAGGTGGGGAGCAGCCGGAGCGTGCGTGTGGGTACACGCGTGTGCATGGGGAGCGCAGCCGGCGCGTCCCAGCGGCAGCACAGGCTCAAGCAGCGCTGAGGACGGATCTGGTGTCCCCTCCAGACACGACCCCCGGGTCCAGCCCGCCCGCGGGTGCTCGGCACAGCCTTTGTCTGGGAGCTGTGCTGCCGGCAGGGAGAAATCAGATCGCAGGCGCTGCGGGGAGGAAGGCGGACATCATCAATCCCACCGCCAGCATCCCAGGGGAGCGATGCTCCACACAGCCCTgtcccccccgctccccgccccaGCCAAGTTTTTGGCATCAGCGGGATGCCTGATTTGCAGAAAGCCTGCAGGATTTGGTGCTGTGCTCCCTTGCCATCTCCCCACCCTGGGTAGCTCTCTATATAGAGAGCTAGTAAGAGCCAGCCTGTCCCTGGTCACCTTgatgatggttttaaactggtCCAGGTTCCCTACAAACACATTTCATCCAACTTGGCAATGGGATTTCACTGGGTTGCTGGCTTGGTTTGAAGGTACTGGGACTTAtttaaagaggaggaagaagaaatcttaGAGAGGGGCAAATTGTCTTTCCTAGAGAGGGGGAAATTGTCTTTCTATATTTGGAgttgaaaataaatcacagctccatttttcacatccttctttctttattttgggTAGCTTCCCCACGTATGAAATAGCTGTCATGAAGGCAAGGAAATCACCAGATCAGGCCTGAATGCAGCCAGATGGAGCTTCTGAGAAATAATGGCAAAAGATTAActtcgtgtgtgtgtgttaccAGCAGCAATccaggcagctgcctggggGTTGGAAGGGTATAGAATGAAATGGGAACATCTCTCCCTTACAATGAAATCACGAGGGCTCAGGTAGGCGATGGACAGATTGTACAGaccagaagcaaagaaaagctcCTCTGCCTCCCTTGGAGTGTGCATGGAACAGGTCACAGTGATTTCTGTCCCCTAGGACCATTTTGCAGAATCCAAAAACTTCTTCTcacaagcagcagagctgtgactgGTTGCAGAAACACATCTGGGCAGCTGCATGGAGACATATCCTGCAATGGGACATGTCATGATGTCCCATTGCCCCAGTGTCCTGATGCTTGGGGTTggagctgcttctctgcctcCAAAGCATGAAGATGGGATGTTTTGAGGGCCAGGGCAGGAGTCAGAAACTAAGGGCAAACAGCTCCTCTCTCAGCCTCTGAGTCCTGCCATGCCAGATTTTATCTTTCCAAGAGGGAAAATGTGAcaagattgatttttttataagaaCTTTTCAATGCTAGGTGGGTTTTGGGCTCTATGCAGGGGTAGCACAGTGCAGTCTGGCTTTGCCCTGCTCCAGAGACACATTCTTTGGCTGGGGTCCCCAGGAGGAGATGACAACCCCTGGAACATGCCCACTGGTCCTTGGGgactgaagctgctctgaagctgTATTATCATTGCAGCTGTTTGGTGTTAGCAGTTGCCATGGCACCAGTGCATCAAccagagggaaagggagagcaTCTGGTCCAGGCTGAGCCATCCCTGTGGCTGGCTCTGGGTGCGACCACCCCAGATGTGCTCCCACCACACTGTGCCCCTTTATTCCAGGAGGGGATGGAGCTGAGTGATGTGGGGCAAAGTATTTGCAAAGGTGTGTGTGAATGGGGAGGTC
This genomic window from Strigops habroptila isolate Jane chromosome 8, bStrHab1.2.pri, whole genome shotgun sequence contains:
- the LOC115612069 gene encoding uncharacterized protein LOC115612069, yielding MVWCKHGNSRLFLSLLNILGLETSFVIAIMIICNISAIKDWSTFLSQILPSVNKTLNLVQQVEATTSSVVSVLQDPEQDNYLSNSQSMNSSNFTAGLDHLFQYSYSDNDQLYKEYKPPPRDAIPLPKAVLYLLMAALVVVAVAYAIVGHLIKDLIHDFIDWIFGPSPDDNSNKSDVNCISNSVNEMSEMPEVPRRRDRQPQDVVITIGETCHLPQQT